The genomic stretch ACAAAGCAACAGGAGACAGCTATGAACTGGCGAAAGTGGTTGAAACGGAGTCCGCTCATCCTGATCGGTCTGCTCGTGGTAATTCAGGCAGTGCCGTATGGTCGCGCCCATGACAACCCGCCAGTACTAGCCGAGCCGCAGTGGGATTCGGCAGCGACAAGACAACTGGCGGTGGCGGCCTGTTATGACTGTCACAGCAATGAAGTGGTCTGGCCGTGGTACACCAACATTGCCCCTATTTCATGGCTGGCCACCCATGACGTCGATGAAGGGCGCGGCAAACTCAACTTCTCGGAATGGAACACCGGCGAGCAAGAGACCGACGAGCTGGGCGAAGTGATCGAGTCAGGCGAGATGCCCCCCATCTACTACGGATGGATTCACCCGGCCGCCCGATTGACCGACTCTGAGATGCAACAACTCATCACCGGGTTGGAAGCGTCGGTCGGAGGACGTCGAGGATGACAGGTCCGGTGCTCAGAGTGCGCCGGGTCTCTCGCACTAGGGTCGGCGCCAGACCCAAACCGATGGAGCAACCATGATTCTCGAAGTAGCCGACTTTCGCACCAACGACCCCGCTGACTTCGAGATAGGCATGGAAGAAGTCAAGGGCGTGATTGCCGCCGCTGACGGCTATCACGGTCACACCGTGCAACGAAGTGTCGAGACGCCGGGTCGTTACGTGCTCGTCGTCCGGTGGGAGTCCATCGCCCATCACCAGGCGTTCCGGGCGTCGGACGCCTTTCAATCCTGGGTCGGGCGACTCGGACCGCACCGGGAAGGTGCGTTCGTTGAACACACCGAAACCGTGCTCAGCAACGGGTGGGACCTGTCGAGCTGACTTAGGTCACCTGGTCGGCGGGCGGCACCTGCCCAACTGCGGTCCGCAAGGTGGCGAGGAACTCGTCAGTTGGGACCCGGTGGACCCGGGCTGGGTGCCTGGTGAGTCACCTGTGCAGCATACGTCAGTCGTGCCGCTAGCCAAACGACCGGCCAACAGCTGCTTGGGACGCCATCGTTTCGTTTCCGGCCCCCTTGACGACCCCACCCCACGGTATGAACCAACCAGCAGTTTGCATCAGGGACAGGACTGCCCGGCCTCGCAAGACCTGGCTGGTACCATCCGCTCTGCGATGTGTGACGGATCCACGAGGGTCCTGGCACCCGCCGAACCTGGAGCGGATGAAGGCTATGCCGGACCGAATGCCTGTCATTCTTGTGGCAGACGACTCACGACTTGTAACCGAGTTGTTCAAGCGAGTATTTCAACAGCACGGCTATCGCGTCATAACGACCGCGAACGGCACGGAAGCGCTCGAAATTGGACTCACTCAGGACCTCGACCTGGCGGTGATGGACCAGGTGATGCCGGGCCGGGTAGGCGCCGAGGTACTCCAGGCGTGGAGGGCGGCCAGCATCGACGTACCCGTGATCATGGTGTCGGCCATCGAGGAGCCGCGTATGCGTGAGCAGGCACTTGAGCTCGGAGCCAGCTTCTATCTCTACAAGCCCATATCAAGCGACGAACTACTTGCGGCGGTCGACCGCCTCTTGGACCCCGACGGAGGAGTCGCGGCTCAGTGATCCCGCTCAGTCGGGTCGTGCTGTTCCTGGTCGCTCTCACCATCGTGGCCATGGCGACCCTTTTCGTCATCAAGCTGAGTCGCCACTATCGGGAACGCAAGGAGGCGTTTCGGGGCGCCGTGTACATCTCGACGCTTGGCGAGATCGTGAGTAGATCGATGGAGCCAAGTCACGACATCGATGCCTGGGCTGACGACCCGGCATTTCACGACACCTTGATCGACTTTTTCACGCTCGTAGCCGGAGAAGAGCAACGCATTCTCGTCGACCTCGCCGACCGTCTTCACATGATCGACCGGTTCCACGATGATCTTGCCAATGCCCGCCGGATCTCGACGCGCTTGCGGGCGGTGGCGGCTCTAGCGGCTATTGCCACGCCAAGGTCCCGAC from Acidimicrobiia bacterium encodes the following:
- a CDS encoding heme-binding domain-containing protein; the encoded protein is MNWRKWLKRSPLILIGLLVVIQAVPYGRAHDNPPVLAEPQWDSAATRQLAVAACYDCHSNEVVWPWYTNIAPISWLATHDVDEGRGKLNFSEWNTGEQETDELGEVIESGEMPPIYYGWIHPAARLTDSEMQQLITGLEASVGGRRG
- a CDS encoding antibiotic biosynthesis monooxygenase, with the protein product MILEVADFRTNDPADFEIGMEEVKGVIAAADGYHGHTVQRSVETPGRYVLVVRWESIAHHQAFRASDAFQSWVGRLGPHREGAFVEHTETVLSNGWDLSS
- a CDS encoding response regulator, whose amino-acid sequence is MKAMPDRMPVILVADDSRLVTELFKRVFQQHGYRVITTANGTEALEIGLTQDLDLAVMDQVMPGRVGAEVLQAWRAASIDVPVIMVSAIEEPRMREQALELGASFYLYKPISSDELLAAVDRLLDPDGGVAAQ